In a single window of the Nocardiopsis composta genome:
- the dut gene encoding dUTP diphosphatase, whose protein sequence is MLIRRLDPDLPPPGYAHPGDAGADLVSAEDVELAPGRRATVRTGLAIALPEGYAAFVHPRSGLAARCGLTLVNAPGTVDAGYRGEIRVTLLNTDLDTPVKLARGDRIAQLVVQRVERVRFVEAAELPESVRGTGGFGSTGGFGER, encoded by the coding sequence GTGCTCATCCGCCGCCTCGACCCCGACCTGCCGCCGCCCGGCTACGCCCACCCCGGCGACGCCGGCGCCGACCTGGTCAGCGCCGAGGACGTCGAGCTCGCCCCCGGCCGCCGCGCCACGGTGCGCACCGGGCTGGCCATCGCCCTGCCCGAGGGGTACGCGGCCTTCGTGCACCCCCGCTCCGGGCTGGCCGCGCGGTGCGGGCTGACCCTGGTCAACGCCCCCGGGACGGTCGACGCCGGCTACCGCGGCGAGATCCGGGTGACCCTGCTCAACACCGACCTGGACACCCCGGTCAAGCTCGCCCGGGGCGACCGGATCGCGCAGCTGGTGGTGCAGCGGGTGGAGCGGGTGCGCTTCGTCGAGGCCGCGGAGCTGCCGGAATCGGTGCGCGGCACCGGGGGGTTCGGCTCCACCGGCGGTTTCGGCGAGAGATGA
- the valS gene encoding valine--tRNA ligase: MTNRSRSFRVPEKPSLDGIEAKWVDVWDESGVYRFDRTKTRDEIYSIDTPPPTVSGSLHIGHAFSYTHTDLVARYQRMRGKTVFYPMGWDDNGLPTERRVQNYYGVRCDPSIPYDPDFSPPAKPDPKRQVPVSRRNFIELCERLTAEDEKVFEGVWRRLGLSVDWSHTYATIDDDSRAAAQRAFLRNLKRGEAYMAEAPTLWDVTFRTAVAQAELEDRERTGAYHKIAFHRDGGEPVHIETTRPELIAACVALVAHPDDERYADLFGSTVRSPVFGVEVPVKAHRLAEPDKGTGIAMICTFGDITDVTWWRELQLPTRPIVGWDGRIIADPPPGVDSEAAREAYAELAGATVHTARERMVEMLRASGDMVGEPVPTTRPVKFYEKGDKPLEVVTTRQWYIRNGGRDAEIRDRLLARGRELEWHPGHMRTRYEHWVEGLNGDWLISRQRFFGVPFPVWYPLDEAGNPRYDEPILPEESALPVDPSSQAPAGYTEEQRGEPGGFTGDPDVMDTWATSSLSPQIAGGWERDEDLFSRVFPMDLRPQGQDIIRTWLFSTVVRAEFENGTLPWRTTAISGWILDPDRKKMSKSKGNVVTPLDLLERYSSDAIRYWAASGRLGTDTALDEGQMKVGRRLSIKILNASKFALSVAGEGASEDPAAVTRPLDRAMLAALADTVEDATAAFEAYDHTRALERTERFFWEFCDDYLELVKARAYDADSADGASARTALLIALSVLQRLFAPFLPFVAEEVWSWWREGSVHAARWPEAAEVRGAAQGGDPGVLAAASEVLRAIRKAKSEAKLSMRAEVAGVVVRGKNAGSARVAEGDIAAAGRTAALEFHPGDETELAVEVTLPEAAE; the protein is encoded by the coding sequence ATGACCAACCGCTCTCGTTCCTTCCGCGTTCCCGAAAAGCCTTCGCTCGACGGCATCGAGGCGAAATGGGTCGACGTATGGGACGAGTCCGGCGTCTACCGTTTCGACCGCACCAAGACCCGCGACGAGATCTACTCCATCGACACCCCCCCGCCGACGGTCTCGGGGTCGCTGCACATCGGCCACGCCTTCTCCTACACCCACACCGACCTGGTCGCCCGCTACCAGCGGATGCGCGGCAAGACCGTGTTCTACCCGATGGGCTGGGACGACAACGGCCTGCCCACCGAGCGCCGGGTGCAGAACTACTACGGCGTCCGCTGCGACCCGTCGATCCCCTACGACCCGGACTTCTCCCCGCCCGCCAAGCCCGACCCCAAGCGCCAGGTCCCCGTCTCCCGGCGGAACTTCATCGAGCTGTGCGAGCGGCTCACCGCCGAGGACGAGAAGGTCTTCGAGGGGGTGTGGCGCCGGCTGGGGCTCAGCGTCGACTGGAGCCACACCTACGCCACCATCGACGACGACTCCCGCGCCGCGGCGCAGCGCGCCTTCCTGCGCAACCTCAAGCGCGGTGAGGCCTACATGGCCGAGGCGCCCACCCTGTGGGACGTCACCTTCCGCACCGCGGTGGCCCAGGCCGAGCTGGAGGACCGGGAGCGCACCGGCGCCTACCACAAGATCGCCTTCCACCGCGACGGCGGCGAGCCGGTGCACATCGAGACGACCCGGCCCGAGCTGATCGCGGCCTGCGTCGCGCTGGTCGCCCACCCCGACGACGAGCGCTACGCCGACCTGTTCGGCAGCACCGTGCGCTCCCCGGTCTTCGGCGTCGAGGTGCCGGTCAAGGCGCACCGGCTGGCCGAGCCGGACAAGGGCACCGGCATCGCGATGATCTGCACCTTCGGCGACATCACCGACGTCACCTGGTGGCGCGAGCTGCAGCTGCCCACCCGCCCGATCGTCGGCTGGGACGGCCGGATCATCGCCGACCCGCCGCCCGGCGTGGACTCCGAGGCCGCCCGCGAGGCCTACGCCGAGCTGGCCGGGGCCACCGTGCACACCGCCCGCGAGCGCATGGTCGAGATGCTGCGCGCCTCCGGCGACATGGTCGGCGAGCCGGTGCCCACCACCCGCCCGGTGAAGTTCTACGAGAAGGGCGACAAGCCGCTCGAGGTCGTCACCACCCGGCAGTGGTACATCCGCAACGGCGGCCGGGACGCCGAGATCCGGGACCGCCTGCTGGCCCGCGGCCGCGAGCTGGAGTGGCACCCGGGGCACATGCGCACCCGCTACGAGCACTGGGTGGAGGGCCTCAACGGCGACTGGCTGATCAGCCGCCAGCGCTTCTTCGGCGTGCCCTTCCCGGTCTGGTATCCGCTCGACGAGGCCGGCAACCCGCGCTACGACGAGCCGATCCTGCCGGAGGAGTCGGCGCTGCCGGTCGACCCCAGCTCCCAGGCGCCCGCCGGCTACACCGAGGAGCAGCGCGGCGAACCGGGCGGCTTCACCGGCGACCCCGACGTGATGGACACCTGGGCGACCTCCTCGCTCTCCCCGCAGATCGCCGGCGGCTGGGAGCGCGATGAGGACCTGTTCTCCCGGGTCTTCCCGATGGACCTGCGCCCCCAGGGCCAGGACATCATCCGCACCTGGCTGTTCTCCACCGTGGTCCGGGCCGAGTTCGAGAACGGCACCCTGCCCTGGCGCACCACCGCCATCTCCGGGTGGATCCTCGACCCGGACCGCAAGAAGATGTCCAAGTCCAAGGGGAACGTCGTCACCCCGCTGGACCTGCTGGAGCGGTACAGCTCCGACGCGATCCGGTACTGGGCGGCCAGCGGCCGGCTGGGCACCGACACCGCGCTGGACGAGGGGCAGATGAAGGTCGGCCGCCGGCTGTCCATCAAGATCCTCAACGCCAGCAAGTTCGCGCTGTCGGTGGCCGGCGAGGGCGCCTCGGAGGACCCGGCCGCGGTCACCCGCCCGCTGGACCGGGCGATGCTGGCCGCGCTGGCCGACACCGTCGAGGACGCCACCGCCGCCTTCGAGGCCTACGACCACACCCGGGCCCTGGAGCGGACCGAGCGGTTCTTCTGGGAGTTCTGCGACGACTACCTGGAGCTGGTCAAGGCCCGCGCCTACGACGCCGACTCCGCCGACGGGGCCTCGGCCCGCACCGCGCTGCTCATCGCCCTGTCGGTGCTGCAGCGGCTGTTCGCGCCGTTCCTGCCGTTCGTCGCCGAAGAGGTCTGGTCCTGGTGGCGCGAGGGCTCGGTGCACGCCGCCCGGTGGCCGGAGGCCGCCGAGGTGCGCGGCGCCGCGCAGGGCGGCGACCCGGGCGTGCTGGCCGCCGCCTCCGAGGTGCTGCGCGCCATCCGCAAGGCCAAGTCCGAGGCCAAGCTCTCCATGCGGGCCGAGGTGGCCGGCGTGGTGGTCCGGGGCAAGAACGCCGGTTCGGCCCGGGTCGCCGAGGGCGACATCGCCGCCGCGGGCCGGACCGCCGCGCTGGAGTTCCACCCCGGCGACGAGACCGAGCTGGCGGTCGAGGTGACCCTGCCCGAGGCCGCCGAGTAG
- a CDS encoding DUF4235 domain-containing protein yields the protein MAKKDGDLTAAIVGGVAALAAGYVARKALTFAWTQTTGKEPPTDPESLEVGLGEALGWAVLTGVGMEVARVLAVRAAHRRLLPAHRGNAPILEEG from the coding sequence ATGGCAAAGAAAGACGGCGACCTGACCGCCGCGATCGTCGGGGGCGTCGCAGCGCTGGCGGCGGGCTACGTCGCCCGCAAGGCGCTCACCTTCGCCTGGACCCAGACCACCGGCAAGGAGCCGCCGACCGACCCGGAGTCCCTGGAGGTCGGGCTGGGCGAGGCGCTCGGCTGGGCGGTGCTGACCGGCGTCGGCATGGAGGTGGCCCGGGTGCTGGCGGTGCGCGCCGCGCACCGGCGGCTGCTGCCGGCCCACCGCGGCAACGCGCCCATCCTCGAAGAGGGCTGA
- a CDS encoding DUF4193 domain-containing protein, with protein sequence MATDYDSPRKTDEDMNEDSLQELQARRVDKGTGTIDVDPDEVAEGMELPGADLSGEELAVRVLPRQADEFTCSRCFLVHHRSQLAEERRGQLVCKECA encoded by the coding sequence ATGGCGACCGACTACGACAGCCCGCGCAAGACCGACGAGGACATGAACGAGGACAGCCTGCAGGAGCTGCAGGCGCGGCGCGTCGACAAGGGCACCGGCACCATCGACGTGGACCCCGACGAGGTCGCCGAGGGGATGGAGCTCCCCGGTGCCGACCTGTCGGGCGAGGAGCTGGCCGTCCGGGTGCTCCCGCGCCAGGCCGACGAGTTCACCTGCTCGCGCTGCTTCCTGGTGCACCACCGCAGCCAGCTGGCCGAGGAGCGCCGTGGCCAGCTCGTCTGCAAGGAGTGCGCCTGA
- a CDS encoding sensor histidine kinase: MSASAGKGADRPRVEPVAPAGPGEVPPTPPGETGTWRRLSAPQQAPAPASGSKLGGSVADGLHRFTDNMSLRARLTLIYGMLFFAAGSLLVLLNYVIVAGVLDNLPFRSSTGQEMDPSEVDFIKSLFIEELLAQLTRFSVLALAVVGLLAVGLGYAVAGRALSPLQKITRTARRLSERSLHERIALGGPDDEIRELADTFDAMLERLDRAFDGQRRFVANASHELRTPLAINRTLLEVALSDPEASADLKSVGRTLLETNSRHERLIDGLLFLAKSDRELEVRTAVDMGEVAETVLSQHTAEIDSSGLTVRTDLRPAAVTGDPVLLERLVGNLVENALRYNVEGGEITVRTGMYEGAPAVQVENAGPVVPGYEIEGLFEPFRRATGNRVASGKSAGLGLSIVRSVVRAHGGTVSAWPRAGGGLVVTVAFPAAARD; the protein is encoded by the coding sequence GTGAGTGCCTCGGCGGGCAAGGGAGCCGATCGACCCCGGGTCGAGCCGGTCGCCCCCGCCGGCCCGGGCGAGGTACCGCCCACCCCGCCCGGCGAGACCGGGACCTGGCGCCGGCTCAGCGCACCGCAGCAGGCCCCCGCCCCGGCCTCCGGGAGCAAGCTGGGCGGCTCGGTCGCCGACGGCCTGCACCGGTTCACCGACAACATGAGCCTGCGCGCCCGGCTCACCCTCATCTACGGGATGCTGTTCTTCGCGGCGGGCTCGCTGCTGGTGCTGCTCAACTACGTCATCGTCGCGGGCGTCCTGGACAACCTGCCCTTCCGCAGCAGCACCGGCCAGGAGATGGACCCCTCCGAGGTCGACTTCATCAAGAGCCTGTTCATCGAGGAGCTGCTCGCCCAGCTCACCCGGTTCTCGGTGCTGGCCCTGGCGGTGGTCGGCCTGCTCGCGGTCGGCCTGGGCTACGCGGTGGCCGGCCGGGCGCTCTCCCCGCTGCAGAAGATCACCCGCACCGCGCGCCGGCTCTCCGAGCGCTCGCTGCACGAGCGGATCGCGCTGGGCGGCCCCGACGACGAGATCCGGGAGCTCGCCGACACCTTCGACGCGATGCTCGAACGGCTGGACCGGGCCTTCGACGGGCAGCGCCGGTTCGTCGCCAACGCCTCGCACGAGCTGCGCACCCCGCTGGCGATCAACCGGACCCTGCTGGAGGTCGCGCTGAGCGACCCGGAGGCCTCCGCCGACCTGAAGAGCGTCGGCCGCACCCTGCTGGAGACCAACTCCCGGCACGAGCGGCTGATCGACGGGCTGCTCTTCCTCGCCAAGAGCGACCGCGAGCTGGAAGTGCGCACCGCCGTCGACATGGGCGAGGTCGCCGAGACGGTGCTCAGCCAGCACACCGCGGAGATCGACTCCTCCGGGCTGACCGTCCGCACCGACCTGCGCCCCGCGGCGGTCACCGGAGACCCGGTGCTGCTGGAGCGGCTGGTGGGGAACCTGGTGGAGAACGCGCTGCGGTACAACGTCGAGGGCGGCGAGATCACCGTGCGCACCGGGATGTACGAGGGCGCCCCCGCGGTGCAGGTGGAGAACGCCGGGCCGGTGGTCCCGGGCTATGAGATCGAGGGGCTGTTCGAGCCGTTCCGCCGGGCCACCGGGAACCGGGTGGCCTCCGGCAAGAGTGCCGGCCTGGGACTGTCCATCGTCCGCTCGGTGGTGCGCGCGCACGGCGGCACGGTCAGCGCCTGGCCGCGCGCCGGAGGCGGCCTGGTGGTCACCGTCGCCTTCCCTGCGGCCGCCCGGGACTAG
- a CDS encoding response regulator transcription factor yields the protein MRVLVVEDEQVLADTIAVGLRRESMAVDVVYDGDSALERTDVNDYDVVVLDRDLPGVHGDEVARTLVNRSYAGRILMLTASGGLEDRVEGLTLGADDYMAKPFAFAELVARVRALSRRAVPPLPPVLSRSGITLDPANHVVERDGREVPLTPKEFAVLEVLMRANGTVVSAEGLLEKAWDENADPFTNVVRVTVMTLRKKLGEPPVIQTVPGAGYRL from the coding sequence GTGCGCGTACTGGTGGTGGAGGACGAGCAGGTCCTCGCTGACACGATCGCGGTCGGTCTGCGCCGCGAGTCCATGGCGGTCGATGTGGTCTACGACGGCGACAGCGCCCTCGAACGCACCGACGTCAACGACTACGACGTGGTCGTCCTCGACCGGGACCTGCCCGGAGTGCACGGCGACGAGGTCGCCCGGACCCTGGTCAACCGCTCCTACGCCGGGCGGATCCTGATGCTCACCGCGTCCGGCGGCCTGGAGGACCGGGTCGAGGGCCTCACCCTCGGCGCCGACGACTACATGGCCAAGCCGTTCGCCTTCGCCGAACTGGTCGCCCGGGTGCGGGCGCTGTCCCGGCGGGCGGTCCCGCCGCTGCCGCCGGTGCTCAGCCGCAGCGGCATCACCCTGGACCCGGCCAACCACGTCGTCGAGCGGGACGGCCGCGAGGTCCCGCTCACCCCCAAGGAGTTCGCGGTCCTGGAGGTCCTGATGCGCGCCAACGGCACCGTGGTCAGCGCCGAAGGGCTGCTGGAGAAGGCCTGGGACGAGAACGCCGACCCGTTCACCAACGTCGTCCGGGTGACCGTGATGACGCTGCGCAAGAAGCTCGGCGAGCCGCCGGTCATCCAGACCGTCCCCGGCGCGGGGTACCGGCTGTGA
- a CDS encoding inositol monophosphatase family protein, translated as MGTTGGGAAEGVEERRALAELAAGVAREAGELAADGQEGIGVLATKSTPTDVVTAMDRSSEELIRKRLLSARPGDAVLGEEGGEEAGAGGAGRVRWIVDPIDGTVNYLYGREEWAVSIAAEVEGRVVAGAVAVPRRGQVYTAVLGGGSFLDGRPLQAPEAPSLDFALIATGFGYDPRRRAWQAEVLRTVLPRVRDIRRNGSAAVDLCSLARGQADGYYERGLNQWDWAAGALVAQEAGVLVGGLRGAPANPDLTIAAGPGLFEELHGLLEPLAADTDGPAAEDG; from the coding sequence ATGGGGACGACGGGCGGCGGTGCCGCGGAAGGCGTCGAGGAGCGGCGGGCCCTGGCCGAGCTGGCCGCGGGGGTCGCCCGGGAGGCGGGCGAGCTGGCGGCCGACGGCCAGGAGGGCATCGGGGTGCTGGCCACCAAGAGCACCCCGACCGACGTGGTCACCGCCATGGACCGGAGCTCCGAGGAGCTCATCCGCAAGCGGCTGCTCTCCGCCCGCCCGGGCGACGCGGTCCTCGGCGAGGAGGGCGGTGAGGAGGCCGGCGCCGGCGGCGCCGGCCGGGTGCGGTGGATCGTCGACCCGATCGACGGCACCGTGAACTACCTCTACGGGCGCGAGGAGTGGGCGGTCAGCATCGCCGCGGAGGTCGAGGGGCGGGTGGTGGCCGGCGCGGTCGCGGTGCCGCGCCGCGGCCAGGTCTACACGGCCGTGCTGGGCGGCGGCTCGTTCCTGGACGGGCGGCCGCTGCAGGCGCCCGAGGCCCCCTCACTGGACTTCGCGCTGATCGCCACCGGGTTCGGCTACGACCCGCGGCGCCGGGCCTGGCAGGCCGAGGTGCTGCGCACCGTGCTGCCCCGGGTGCGCGACATCCGCCGCAACGGGTCGGCCGCGGTGGACCTGTGCTCGCTGGCGCGGGGCCAGGCCGACGGCTACTACGAGCGCGGGCTCAACCAGTGGGACTGGGCCGCCGGGGCGCTGGTGGCCCAGGAGGCGGGGGTGCTGGTCGGCGGCCTGCGCGGGGCGCCGGCCAACCCGGACCTGACCATCGCCGCCGGCCCGGGCCTCTTCGAGGAGCTGCACGGGCTGCTGGAGCCGCTGGCCGCGGACACCGACGGGCCCGCCGCCGAGGACGGCTGA
- a CDS encoding S9 family peptidase: MVRSWFELSDYVTLRRVGGLRLSPDGTRLIAPVSELKPDGKSYGTSLWEIDPSGSAEPRRLTRSAEGEAAPEFLPDGSLLFVSKRPDPTAEPGDTAADKPALWLLPADGGEARRVASRPGGISSVAAARDAGTVLFTAEAMPGTSGAEADAEARKAREDAGVTAILHETAPIRYWDHDLGPAEPRLFAAAPPEDAGAPLGEARDLTPAPGAGLRFSSPAITPDGRTAVVEWSVMGARGRRHSALVALDTATGERRTLAEDADHDFSSPRISPDGRTVAVLRSYDGEPGGEPRSAALRLIDLETGEQRDPLPGSEAWPREFAWAADSAALYFTADDSGRAPVFRVDLATSAVTRLTGDDGAYNTLQPAPDGTALYALRDSWDEPPTPVRLDPAAEAAEPVRLPAPDLPLDPPGRLTEVHATADDGTPIRSWLVLPAEASAQSPAPLLLWVHGGPYMSFNGWSWRWNPWLMAARGYAVLLPDPALSTGYGQDMLRRAWGTWGPRVFADVMAATDAAIAREDIDGTRTAAMGGSFGGYMANWIAGHTDRFKAIVTHASLWNLEAFSGATDVPPAWTAEFGDPGTSPERYRAASPHRSADEIRTPMLVVHGDKDYRVPIGEGLSLWWDLVHREVDAKFLYFPDENHWVLRPGNIKIWYETIWAFLDHHVLGKEWRRPELL; encoded by the coding sequence ATGGTTCGTTCCTGGTTCGAGCTCTCCGACTACGTCACGCTGCGGCGGGTGGGCGGCCTGCGGCTCTCCCCGGACGGCACCCGGCTGATCGCGCCGGTCAGCGAGCTCAAGCCGGACGGCAAGTCCTACGGGACCTCGCTGTGGGAGATCGACCCCTCCGGGAGCGCCGAACCGCGCCGGCTGACCCGCTCCGCCGAGGGCGAGGCCGCCCCGGAGTTCCTCCCCGACGGCTCCCTGCTCTTCGTCTCCAAGCGCCCCGACCCCACCGCGGAGCCGGGCGACACCGCCGCGGACAAGCCCGCGCTGTGGCTGCTGCCGGCCGACGGCGGCGAGGCCCGCCGGGTCGCCTCCCGGCCGGGCGGCATCTCCTCGGTGGCGGCCGCCCGCGACGCCGGCACGGTGCTGTTCACCGCCGAGGCGATGCCCGGCACCTCCGGGGCCGAGGCGGACGCCGAGGCGCGCAAGGCCCGCGAGGACGCCGGGGTGACCGCGATCCTGCACGAGACCGCCCCGATCCGCTACTGGGACCACGACCTGGGCCCGGCCGAGCCGCGGCTGTTCGCCGCCGCACCGCCCGAGGACGCCGGCGCCCCGCTCGGCGAGGCCCGCGACCTGACCCCGGCCCCCGGCGCCGGGCTGCGCTTCTCCTCGCCCGCGATCACCCCCGACGGCCGCACCGCCGTCGTGGAGTGGAGCGTGATGGGCGCCCGGGGCCGCCGGCACTCCGCCCTGGTCGCGCTGGACACCGCCACCGGCGAGCGGCGCACCCTCGCCGAGGACGCCGACCACGACTTCTCCTCCCCGCGGATCTCGCCGGACGGCCGCACCGTCGCGGTGCTCCGCTCCTACGACGGCGAGCCCGGCGGCGAGCCGCGCAGCGCCGCACTGCGCCTGATCGACCTGGAGACCGGGGAGCAGCGCGACCCGCTGCCCGGCTCGGAGGCCTGGCCGCGCGAGTTCGCCTGGGCCGCCGACTCCGCGGCGCTGTACTTCACCGCCGACGACTCGGGCCGCGCCCCGGTGTTCCGGGTCGACCTGGCCACCTCGGCGGTCACCCGGCTCACCGGCGACGACGGCGCCTACAACACGCTGCAGCCGGCACCGGACGGGACCGCGCTGTACGCGCTGCGCGACTCCTGGGACGAGCCGCCCACCCCGGTGCGGCTCGACCCGGCCGCGGAGGCCGCCGAACCGGTCCGGCTGCCCGCGCCCGACCTGCCCCTCGACCCGCCCGGCCGGCTCACCGAGGTGCACGCCACCGCCGACGACGGCACCCCGATCCGGTCCTGGCTGGTGCTGCCGGCCGAGGCCTCGGCCCAGTCCCCGGCGCCGCTGCTGCTGTGGGTGCACGGCGGCCCCTACATGAGCTTCAACGGCTGGTCCTGGCGGTGGAACCCGTGGCTGATGGCGGCGCGCGGCTACGCCGTGCTGCTGCCCGACCCGGCGCTGTCCACCGGCTACGGCCAGGACATGCTCCGCCGGGCCTGGGGCACCTGGGGCCCGCGGGTCTTCGCCGACGTCATGGCGGCCACCGACGCCGCGATCGCCCGAGAGGACATCGACGGCACCCGCACCGCCGCGATGGGCGGCTCGTTCGGCGGCTACATGGCCAACTGGATCGCCGGGCACACCGACCGGTTCAAGGCGATCGTCACGCACGCCTCGCTGTGGAACCTGGAGGCCTTCAGCGGCGCCACCGACGTGCCGCCCGCCTGGACCGCCGAGTTCGGCGACCCGGGCACCTCGCCGGAGCGCTACCGGGCGGCCTCCCCGCACCGCAGCGCCGACGAGATCCGCACCCCGATGCTGGTGGTGCACGGGGACAAGGACTACCGGGTGCCGATCGGCGAGGGCCTGAGCCTGTGGTGGGACCTGGTGCACCGGGAGGTGGACGCCAAGTTCCTCTACTTCCCGGACGAGAACCACTGGGTGCTGCGGCCGGGCAACATCAAGATCTGGTACGAGACGATCTGGGCGTTCCTCGACCACCACGTGCTCGGCAAGGAATGGCGCCGCCCGGAACTGCTGTGA
- a CDS encoding ferrochelatase — protein sequence MRPYDAFLLISFGGPEAEDDVIPFLENVTRGRGIPRERLAEVGEHYFLFGGVSPINGQCRDLLAAIRADFTEHEVDLPVYWGNRFWAPMLTDTVRKMAEDGVRRAVALSTSAYSNYSSHRAYLDDIERARAEVGPDAPEIELIRPFFDHPGFIEPLVDHTLQALERLPEDKRTGARLLFSAHSVPTAMADASGAPEQGYGTGGAYVAQLEEVARLVAERVGGGHRYDLVYQSRSGPPSQPWLEPDINDRLEELAADGTEAVVVVPYGFVSDHMEVKYDLDNEARQTAEKLGLAFERALAPGTHPAFVRMVRELVAERAQGAERVGLSTLPGCPEGSADCCAQR from the coding sequence ATGAGGCCCTATGACGCTTTCCTTCTGATCTCCTTCGGCGGTCCGGAGGCCGAGGACGACGTGATCCCGTTCCTGGAGAACGTCACCCGCGGCCGGGGGATCCCGCGGGAGCGGCTCGCCGAGGTCGGCGAGCACTACTTCCTGTTCGGCGGGGTCAGCCCGATCAACGGGCAGTGCCGCGACCTGCTCGCCGCGATCCGCGCCGACTTCACCGAGCACGAGGTGGACCTGCCCGTCTACTGGGGCAACCGGTTCTGGGCGCCGATGCTGACCGACACGGTGCGCAAGATGGCCGAGGACGGGGTGCGCCGCGCCGTCGCCCTGTCCACCTCCGCCTACAGCAACTACTCCAGCCACCGCGCCTACCTCGACGACATCGAGCGGGCCCGCGCCGAGGTCGGCCCGGACGCCCCCGAGATCGAGCTGATCCGCCCCTTCTTCGACCACCCGGGCTTCATCGAGCCGCTGGTCGACCACACCCTCCAGGCGCTGGAGCGGCTGCCGGAGGACAAGCGGACCGGCGCCCGGCTGCTGTTCTCCGCGCACTCGGTGCCCACCGCGATGGCCGACGCCAGCGGCGCCCCGGAGCAGGGCTACGGAACCGGCGGCGCCTACGTCGCCCAGCTGGAGGAGGTGGCCCGGCTGGTCGCCGAGCGGGTCGGCGGCGGCCACCGCTACGACCTCGTCTACCAGAGCCGCAGCGGGCCGCCCAGCCAGCCGTGGCTGGAGCCGGACATCAACGACCGGCTGGAAGAGCTCGCCGCGGACGGCACCGAGGCCGTCGTCGTGGTCCCCTACGGCTTCGTCTCCGACCACATGGAGGTCAAGTACGACCTCGACAACGAGGCGCGCCAGACCGCGGAGAAGCTCGGTCTGGCCTTCGAGCGCGCACTCGCCCCCGGCACCCACCCGGCCTTCGTGCGGATGGTGCGCGAGCTCGTGGCCGAGCGCGCCCAGGGCGCCGAGCGGGTCGGCCTGAGCACCCTCCCGGGCTGCCCGGAGGGATCGGCCGACTGCTGCGCGCAGCGCTGA